A window of Actinomadura viridis genomic DNA:
CGGAACGTGCTCGCCGATTCCCGGGCCACGTTCATCCTCGACGACGTGGCCCCCGAAGGGCCGGAGTCGCCGAGACCCGGCCGGGGCCGCGGGATCGAGATCCGCGGGCGCGCCGAGGCCCTGGCCGGGCGGCGGCCCCTGGCACCCCACCACAGCGACGAGCTCATCCGGATCCGGCCGAAACGCGTCATCACCTGGAACCTGTCCGCCGGCCGGCCCGAGCTGAACGGAAGGGACGTGACATGACCGCCGAGAGGATCCCGGAGGCCCTGCCTCTGATCACCGACGTGCGAACGGCCGGCCCGGTGGCACGGGTGACGATGCTGTCGGGCGACGCCGGCTACGTGGTGACCCGTTACGAAGAGGCCCAGCAGGTCCTGACCGACCCGGCCTTCAGCCGCGCGCAGACCATCCGCTCCGACACGCCGGAGAACCTGCCCCGCAAGCACGTCGGCGCGGCCAACACGCTGTTCAACATGGATCCGCCCGAGCACACCCGGCTGCGGCGCGTGGTGTCCAAGGCGTTCACCCGCGGCCGGGTCCAGGCCATGCGCGAGGGGATCCAGACGGTCGTGGACGGCCTCCTGGACCGCATGGTCGAGGCCGGTCCGCCGGTGGACCTGGTCGAGGCCCTGTGCGCGCCGCTGCCGATCACGGAGATCTGCCACCTGCTCGGCGTCCCGTACGAGGACCGGGCCGCCTTCCGGGGCTGGACGGAGGCGATCATGTCGATCTCCGGTCACCCGTTCGAGGAGGTCAAACGGGCGCGGATGGCCCTGTACGGCTACCTCGGCGGGCTGGTCGCCGCCAAGCGCGAGCGGCCGGGCGACGACCTGCTCAGCGCGCTGCTGGTGCTGCGCGACCAGGAGGACCGGATCACCGAGTCCGAACTGGTCGGCCTCGGCCTCACCCTGCTGATCGCGGGCCATGAGACGACGATGAACCAGCTGGGGAACAGCATGCACGCGCTGCTGAGCCGCCCCGACCTGTACGCCTCGCTCCACCGTGACCCCGGGCTGGTGCTCACGGCGGTGGAGGAGCTGCTGCGCCTCTGCCCGTCGGTGGGGGTCACGACCCCCCGGCTGACCACCCGTGACGTGCGGGTCGGCGACGTTCTCATCCCGGCCGGAAGCATGGTCGCGGTGTCCCTGATCGCCGCCGACCGTGACCCCGCGGTCTTCACCGACCCCGAGACGATGGACCTCGCGCGGTCCGACAACAGGCACATGACGTTCGGCCATGGACCGCACTTCTGCCTGGGGGTCCATCTCGCCCGCTCCGAACTCCAGGTGGCCCTCTCCAGCCTGGTCCGCCGCTTCCCGAACCTCCGGCTCGCCGTCGACCCCGCGACCGTCCGGTGGCGGACCAGCGCCCTGGTCCGCGGCCCCGCCGAACTCCCCGTCACCTGGTGACCCCGGACGCCCCGAGGGTTATCAGTCAGTACTGATCGGCGGGCCTCTGATCGGGTCTCCGCCATGACGTCGCCGACGTCGGCGCCACGCTCAGGGGATGTCGGCGAGAGTGAAGGATGAGA
This region includes:
- a CDS encoding PPOX class F420-dependent oxidoreductase; translated protein: MTSVHGPRGTEGPFSDEERDYILARGVGRLATIGPDGTPHVRPVGFRLNADGTIDIGGPRLGTTQKYRNVLADSRATFILDDVAPEGPESPRPGRGRGIEIRGRAEALAGRRPLAPHHSDELIRIRPKRVITWNLSAGRPELNGRDVT
- a CDS encoding cytochrome P450 produces the protein MTAERIPEALPLITDVRTAGPVARVTMLSGDAGYVVTRYEEAQQVLTDPAFSRAQTIRSDTPENLPRKHVGAANTLFNMDPPEHTRLRRVVSKAFTRGRVQAMREGIQTVVDGLLDRMVEAGPPVDLVEALCAPLPITEICHLLGVPYEDRAAFRGWTEAIMSISGHPFEEVKRARMALYGYLGGLVAAKRERPGDDLLSALLVLRDQEDRITESELVGLGLTLLIAGHETTMNQLGNSMHALLSRPDLYASLHRDPGLVLTAVEELLRLCPSVGVTTPRLTTRDVRVGDVLIPAGSMVAVSLIAADRDPAVFTDPETMDLARSDNRHMTFGHGPHFCLGVHLARSELQVALSSLVRRFPNLRLAVDPATVRWRTSALVRGPAELPVTW